The genomic region GGTGAGCAAACGGTGTGGGCTCATCTGTCCTTCCTTGCTGTCCGACCCTACACTACGTACGGTTGTGTCGGTACAACAGTACACATACTGGTCGTCTTGCCAGAAATTGTTGCCGCAAATACCATGCAATGCCGGTACGGAACCGGTGAAAACAGACGAGTGTCCGATGGCTGTTACAGTAGGAGCATAGTTTATTTGCGTGTTTTCGAACGAGAAACCTTCGTTAAGAAGACGGCGAAGACCTCCTTGTCCGTATTCGTTTTGATAAAAATAGAGGTAATCCCAGCGCATCTGGTCGACTACAAGACCAACTATAAGCTTGGGTCTTGCTACTTGAGCCTGTGCATTTAACACCATAAGGAGCGTTAAAATAAACAGCGATATCTTTTTCATTTTCAACTATTTGGATAAATTTAAGTAGACCTTGGCACTGCCATTCCAAAGGCAGATATAAGCCGTTTTGTCTTTGCAAAGATACAATTTTATTATGAAACAGGGAAGATAAACCTACAGGTATTTTGTATTGATATCTATTTATCGGTTTTTATGCGGCTTAGTTTTGGTTATATCAAAATTAAATTTTATATTTGCAGAAAATTGAAAGTTGTGGAAATGAAGTACGTAAACGATACGGTGCGTAGAAGAGACCGGCTGATGGACGAGGCAAGAGCATTGGAATTGCTGAGAAATGGAGAGTATGGTGTGCTCTCGATGGTGTCTGAAGGCGGTGGCTATGGCATACCTGTGAATTTCGTCTGGGACGGTAAGAACAGCGCTTATATACACTGTGCGCCGGAAGGGCGCAAGTTAGAGGCGATAAAAGCGAACAACAAGGTGTCTCTTTGCATCATTGGCAATGTGAATTTGCTGCCAGGAAAGTTTACGACAGAATATGAAAGTGCCATCTTTTTTGGTACTGCACACACACAACTTAGCGACGAAGAGAAAATGGACGCATTGCATTTGCTTATCGATAAGCTCTCTTCCGACTTTAAAGAAATAGGCGATGTGTATGCACACAAGAGCTTTCATCGTGTAGAAATAATACGTATCGACTTTACGGAGTTTAGCGGAAAGCGAAAGAAAGTGCCTCTGGCAGCACAGCAAGTACGCACGGGCGACTAATCAAGGAAACGTTGATGGGTCAAACTATTGAAACATAAGGAACTGTACCTGCCGGCGAGCTATTGCATTGTATATTCTGAGAAGCTATAAAACTATAATTTGAAAACAAAAATAACGACTTTATGAAGAACAACTTAAAGAAAACTTTCCTCGTTGCAGGACTTGCTTGCGCCACACTCGTGGCAACGGCAGCTTCAGGGCAAAAGATTAAGAAAGGAAAATCTATGTACACGAACCCATTAATGCAGAAAAGTGCATTGCCATTTGGCGCACCCGACTTCAGTAAAATAAAGAGCGGACACTATCTTCCTGCCATTCAGGCTGGTATAGAAGAGCAACGTGCAGAGATAAAACAGATTGTAGAGAACAGGCAAAAGCCTACATTCCAGAATACAATCCTGGCATTCGAGAAGAGCGGACAGCTGCTTGACAGGGTAAAAAATATCTTCTTCTGCATTACAGAAGCCAACAAGACACCCGAAATCGAGGCTGCTGAAAAGGCTGCAATACCACTGCTCACCGATTTTGAGAACGAAATCAACTTCAATCAGAAATTCTTTGAGCGTGTAAAATATGTGTACGACCACGAAAGAAACAGCCTGAAGGGCGAAGACAAGGTGTTGCTCGAAGAGATATACAAGAACTTTGTACGTTCAGGTGCATTGCTGCCAAAAGACAAAATGGCTCGTATGAAAGAAATAAACACTAAGTTGGCACAGTTGCAGCAAGACTTTGGAAATATGCTTCCTAAAGCTTCTGTAGCATCAACTGTATGGGTAAACGATGTGAAAGAACTTGCTGGACTTAGCGAAGGAGCTATTGCACAATGTAAAAAAGACGCCGAAAGTCGTGGAGGAAAAGCTCCTTATTGCATTGTTATTACCAATACCACGCAACAGCCTATCCTTGCCAATCTCGAAAATAGACGACTTCGCGAGCGTGTTTACAATGCTTCCATTCATCGTACCGATGGAACCGGCGAATATAACACGTTCCCTGTAATCGTGGAAATTACTAAATTGCGTGCTGAAAAGGCTCAACTTATGGGATACAAGAACTATGCTTCGTATGCGTTGGCGAATGTAATGGCGAAGAATACCGACAATGTGTACGCCTTTCTAAACCAACTTATAAAGGAATATCAGCCAAAAGCGGTTGCAGAAACGAAAGATATAGAGGCATACGCACGCAAAACACAAGGTCCAAACTTTAATTTGCAACCTTACGACCGTTTCTATTATTCTGCAAAAATGAAGAAAGAGCACTTCAATTTTGCCGATGATGAAGTGAAACCGTACTTTAATATAGACTCTGTTCTTATTAATGGAATCTTCTATGCAGCCAATAAAGTATATGGTTTAACCTTTAAAGAACGCAAAGACATACCTACTTATCACCCCGACATGAAGGTATTCGACGTGATAGACAACAATGGTAAGCAGTTAGCTCTATTCTATTGCGACTATTTCCGCCGTCCAACGAAGCGTGGTGGGGCGTGGATGAGTGCTTTCGCAAAGCAAAGTCGAATGCGCCAACAGATACCTCTTATATATAATGTGTGCAATTATGCGAAAGCACCAGAGGGCCAGCCTACGCTTTTAACATGGGACGAGGTGTCTACAATGTTCCATGAATTTGGGCATGCACTGCACGGAATGTTGTCGAATTGCTATTATAACACGCTAAGCGGTACGTCTGTGGCACGCGACTTCGTGGAAATGCCATCACAGTTTAACGAAAGTTTTGCAAGCATACCCGAAGTTTTCAACCACTATGCAAGGCATTATAAGACCAATCAGCCTATGCCTGCCGACTTGTGCGAACGTATGCTGAAGTCTATAAACTATCAGGCTGCATACGCATTGGGCGAAAATCTCGGCGCAACTTGTGTGGATATGGCTTGGCACATGCTCGATACAAAGAGTATTCCTGCTGCCAACGAGGCTAAGAATTTTGAGGTTAAGGCACTGAAAGAGGTAGGTTTGCTCGACAGTCAGATACCTCCACGCTATTCGACATCATACTTCAACCATGTTTGGGGAGGCGGTTACGCAGCAGGATACTATAGCTATTTATGGTCGGAAGTATTGGCGGTAAACATTTCAGACTACTTCGCAAAGCACGGCGCATTGACCCGAAAGGTGGGCGATGACTTTAGAAATAAGGTGTTGAGCCGTGGCAATACAAAGGACTTAATGGAGATTTTCTCCGATTTCACAGGTCTTAAAGCTCCAGATGCGTCTGGTTTGCTAAAGGCAAGAGGGTTGTGATAATCCTCAGATAATAAATCTTTTTCATCTCTTCCGCCATTGCTGTAAAGTGCGATGGCGGTTTCTCGTTTCTGTAAAAATCTACTTGTTACAATGCTATAAACATTCTTTTATACATTATTTGTAATTCTCCAATTGCTTATCAATCCTTAATTGGCGTTTGATAGTTAGTAACAATCAATATAATCGGAAGCATACGAACAAATAAATGTAACAGGGTTGGATAATCATCGCTTAAAAAAGATTCCGTAAAAATGTTATTGCTCATTATGAATGCATGCATTGTTTAACGTCAAATAAGTGGAATTATACCTATGGAACAGAAAAAGGGTGCAATAAAACAATGGATAATGATACCTATAAATAAGCATATGGATTACTGTATAGGTCGTGTTTTGCAAACTGTAGATTGCATTTTAAGGTACTTTGAAATAGGTTTTATACCTAAAAGTAGGTATTGAGATAGCGAAAAATAGTCGTTTTTGCACATCTTACAAAACATGTGCAGTGCAAAATACCGACAAGTAAGTATTGTAATAAATATGGAAAGAAATTACCTTTGCACCAGAAATAAACAGAGAATTGATAATGGGCTTAATGTAATACTATGCGTTTAGCCTTATAATTTACTAAATTACAATACTATTATGAGAGAAGAATGGAGAGGCTTTTCAGGCACAAAGTGGCTTGACGAAGTAAACATGCGCGAGTTTATCCAGGCAAACTACACTGGCTACGACGGCAACGAGGACTTCCTTGCAGGCCCTACGGAAGCAACAGACAAACTCTGGGGCAGACTGAAAGAACTTCAGAAAGAAGAGCGTGCCAATGGAGGCGTACTCGATATGGAGACCGAAGTGGTGTCAAGTGCCACTGCTTACGGACCAGGATACATCGACGAAAGTCTTAAAAACCTCGAAAAGGTAGTAGGTTTGCAGACCGACAAGCCGCTGAAACGTGCCTTCATGCCTTACGGTGGCATCAAGATGGCAGAGCAGGCATGCACCACTTATGGCTATCAACCATCTGAAAAGCTTCACGAAATTTTCACGAAATATTGCAAGACCCACAACGACGGTGTGTTCGATGCATATACCGATGAAATGAAAATAGTACGCCACAACCATATTCTAACTGGTCTTCCAGATACATACGGGCGTGGTCGTATCGTGGGCGACTATCGCCGTGTTGCTCTTTACGGCGTAGATTTCCTTATAAACGAGAAGAAAAAAGACCTGAAGAACTGTGGCGATGGCGTAATGACGGAGGAAATCATTCGTCTGCGCGAGGAAATTGCAATGCAAATCAAGGCTTTGAACGAACTCAAGGCAATGGCACAAATTTACGGATTCGATATTTCTAATCCGGCAAAGAACGCCCGGGAAGCTGTACAATGGCTCTACTTCGGCTATCTTTCAGCCATTAAGACACAGAATGGAGCAGCCATGTCGGTGGGCAGAATATCTACATTCCTCGACATTTACATCAATCGTGACATACAGGAAGGTACATTGACCGAGGCAGAAGCACAGGAACTCATCGACCATATCGTCATGAAGTTCCGCATGGTCAAGTTCGCTCGCATTCCATCGTACAACCAATTGTTCTCGGGAGACCCCGTCTGGGCAACCCTCGAAGTAGCTGGTTTGGGTATGGACGGACGTTCTATGGTTACAAAAACCGACTTCCGCTTCCTCCATACACTCGAAAATATGGGACCATCGCCCGAACCTAACCTCACAGTGTTGTACTCTCCAGCGCTGCCGGAAGGCTTTAAGAAGTACGCAGCAAAGATTTCTGTGAAGACAAGCTCTATCCAATACGAGAACGATGAGGTAATGAGACCCATCTGGGGAGACGATTATTCAATCTGCTGCTGTGTGTCTGCCACACAGACAGGTAAGGAAATGCAGTTCTTCGGAGCACGTGCCAACCTTGCAAAGTGCCTTACTTACGCCATCAGTGGCGGTGTAGACTACAAGACACGTGAGCAATGTGGTCCGGCATATCGCCCAATCGAAGGCGACATAGTAACCTATGAAGAGTTTATGCCTAAGTTTATGGATATGATGGAATGGCTTGCCGACATTTACGTAAATACCCTTAATCTTATTCATTACATGCACGACAAGTACTTCTATGAGGCGGCAGAGCTTGCCCTTATAGACACCGACGTGCGCCGAACATTTGCTACCGGCATCGCAGGATTTAGCCATGTGGTAGACTCTATCAGTGCTATTAAGTATGCAAAGGTTAAGATTGTACGCGATGAAACGGGCTTCCCAATCGACTTCGAGACCGAAGGCGAGTTCCCACGCTATGGCAACGACGACGAAAGAGCCGACGAAATAGCTGTCTGGTTGCTCAAGACGTTCATGACAATGATAAGGAAACACCATACCTATCGCAACTCTGAACCCACCACAAGTATACTTACCATCACATCGAATGTGGTATATGGCAAGTACACACCAGCCATGCCGGACGGTCGTCCTGCCGGTGCTCCATTGTCGCCGGGTGCAAATCCATCGTACGGAGCAGAGCAAAATGGCTTGTTGGCATCGCTCAACTCTGTTGCGAAACTGCCTTACGAGTATGCGCTCGATGGTATTTCAAACACGCAAACCATTGCTCCAAGCACATTGGGAAAGACCGAAGAGGAACGCACAGACACGCTTGTAGGTGTGATGGACGGTTATTTCAGCCGTGGCGCACACCACTTAAACGTGAATGTTTTCGGTGTAGAGAAACTTATCGATGCTATGGAGCACCCTGAAAAGGAGGAGTATGCAAACTTCACAATCCGTGTCAGTGGCTACGCTGTCAAGTTTATCGACCTCACAAGGGAGCAGCAAGAAGACGTAATAGCACGTCGCGCACATGGCAAGATGTAAGCAACGAGCTTTGTAAACAAGACGTATTTTATCAATATATAGTTAGTAATTTGAATAGAAATAATTGGGCTGACGCGTTTGGTCCAATTATTTTTTTACATCAAACCGTCACAATCGACATATAAATTGGTCGATATTGTACACCAGACAAATAACTACAAGGACATCATGGCAGAACAAATACCTACAATAGAGTATGATACTGAGAACATGGAACGTGCCGACGGCAAACCACTGGCAAAGGTACACTCCATCGAATCGTTCGGTTCGGTAGATGGACCGGGTATCCGTTTCATCGTTTTTCTAAAGGGTTGCACCATGCGTTGCCGTTATTGTCATAACCCGGACACATGGGACAGCCATTCCGACAAGCTGATGACAGCAGACGAACTGCTGGCGAAAGCCGTTCGCTTTAGAAGCTATTGGGGCACGAAGGGCGGCATAACGGTGAGTGGGGGAGAGGCTTTGCTGCAGATAGACTTCCTCATTGAGTTCTTCCGCAAGGCAAAGGCGCAGGGCATAAATACCTGTCTCGACACGTCGGCACAGCCTTTCCGGCGCACAGGAGTTTTCTTTGAGAAGTTCAAAGAACTGATGAAATATACCGATTTGTTGCTTTTCGACATCAAGCACATTGATTCTGATGAGCATAAAAAGCTGACTGGCTGGCCCAACGACAACATTTTGGACTGTGCACGATACTTGTCTGAAATTGGCAAACCCATCTGGATACGGCACGTTCTTGTGCCTACGATTACCGATAACGACGAGTATCTGCACCGTTTGCGTGCATTTATAGCCTCGCTGGACAACGTTGAAAAGATTGAAGTGCTGCCCTATCACACGCTGGGAATATATAAATGGGAGAACCTGCACATTCCTTACACGTTGAAAGGAATACCCGAGCCTACGCCCGAACAGGTACAACATGCACAACAAATATTGGAAGGCAAGGCGTAAAGGGGTGCTTTGGGGTGGTGGTTTTGATAGGTGTCCTAGGAATACTAGGGCCCCTAGTATTCCTAGGACACCCTATGATATTTATAGCCCCCTACCTTTTTTAGCTTTTCATTTACGCTTATTCAAAGTAATACAAGAAGGTGGCAATGCCTTCCAGGGCAGGTTTGCGCTCACCTTCAATCTCTATTTGGAACTTGATGCCCGCCCTGCAGATGCCCCGCAAGTTCTCTATGCTGTCGAGCGAAGACACCAGACGAATGTGCGAACCTGCGAGTACAGGACGCCCGAAGCGCATTTTGTCCATGCCATAGTTCACCATCATCTTCAGATTATGCACCTCAATGATTTCGCTCCACATGTGTGGCAGCAGCGAAAGCGTAAGATATCCGTGTGCGATAGTACTCTTGTAGGCACTTTCTTTTGCTGCCCGTGCGGTGTCTACATGTATCCATTGATGGTCTAAAGTGGCGTCGGCAAAAAGATTGATGCGTTCCTGACTAACCTCCAACCACTGACTTTCACCGAGTTTCTTGCCCAAATAGCTTGCCAACTCTTCGTAGTTGTTCACTATTAGTTTATCCATTGTTTTCCTTTCATCTTTGTTTTGTGCCTACAAAGATACTAAGTTTCTTCTTAATTCCACCACTTTTGTCTTGCTCTTTCTTCTTAAAATTGCACAAAATATGTGTTAAGTGTGCAGTCTAAAGCGATGAATTGCAAGTCCACCCATTCGTTTCCTCTTCCTCGTAACGTATCAGAACCAACCCACAAGCAGCTGTAGAGGCGTGATTTTTCATGTTCCTAATCCCCTAAAAACAGTAGCGTTTGATGGTTATTGAGGGCTTTCCACAAGATTAAACTCCATATAATGCAAAAGCGCAAGACCATCACAGTCTCACGCTTTCGTTAGTCCAAATAGGCTGTCTGCCTATTCTAACCTCTGCTTGATTTGTAGGTTCGCGCCTCTCGGCGTTCCCCTCAAAATCTCGCATCGTTTGTTATCCTTTACTCAATCTTAATTTATATTACCTTAAACTAATCCTATTAGTTTGAACAATCTCCTTTGTTCTTCTTAAATAAAACAACTAAAAACCTAAATCTATTACTATTAACCTAAACAATCTAATAACCTTTTTGTCTTAATGACAGTGCAAAGGTACACAGCTTTGCCGATACTGAAAAATATTTCGACATGTTTTTTTCGATGTGAACGGCTTTCTTGACATGCGTCAATTCTTTAATGTGTCCGTAAACGTGTGGTCTTATTATTCTAACAGATATTGTCTTTTGTACAAGGAATGGGAGGACGAGGGGTGAAGACGAAACAACAGATTGCAGACACTGTGTGTACGGCCGTGCAATCTGTTATTGTCTGGAAGACATGCAACCGCTTTGTGCGGGAAAATGTCGAAGGACAGAGGTTGTAAAAGCTATGTTTTCTCAAGCTCTCATGTCTGGTTCTGCATGTGCTTCGCTCTTGTTGTCTGCCCTATTTATCGCTAAGTTTCTCTTTTAGGAAGTCGAGCATTAAGCGTATTGCCTTATTGGTTGCAATGGCAAGATTAATGTCCCGGCCGAAGTTTTCGGTGAGTTTGAATGTCCGTATGTCGTCTTTCGAGCCGTAACCAATCCATATTGTGCCTACGGGAATGTCGGTTGTGCCACCGCCCGGACCCGCTATGCCGGTAACAGAAATGGCAAAATCCACCTGCAGAGCCTCGATGGCACCGCGCGCCATCTGTTTTGCCACCTCTTCGCTAACGGCTGTATGTTCTTGCAAAGTATCGGCAGAAACACCCAATAAGCGTATTTTCACCTCGTCGGTGTACGACACTATGCCTCCCTTGAAGTAGTTTGAGGCTCCCGGAATGGCTATGATGGTCTCGCTGATGCGCCCACCTGTGCAGCTCTCGGCAGTTCCGAGCGAATAGCCCGATGCATAAATTAGGTCGCCAATCTGGCGCGATAATATCTTACTTTCAAATTCCATAGTCGTTAATTCCTATTCAAATGTAACTTTACTGAAAGCCGGAAGGTCGATTGAAGCAAACTTGCCGTCTCTGTATTTAAACGTTCCGACGCTGGCAATCATGGCAGCATTGTCGGTAGTATAACTAAATTTCGGTATATAAATGGTCCACCCGAAGCGGGCAGCGTGGTCGTGAAAGGCGTTGCGCAGACCGTTGTTGGCTGACACGCCCCCTGCTACGGCAACGTGTCTGATGCCCGTGTCCTTAACAGCCTTGCGCAGTTTCTTCATCAAAATGTCTACGATGGTAAACTCAAGGCTCGCTGCGAGGTCGTTCTTGTGGTGTTCTATGAAGTCGGGATCGTCCTGAATCCACTCGCGGAGGTTGTAAAGGAACGACGTTTTCAGTCCTGAGAACGAGTAATCGTAGCCCGCTACGTTGGGTTCGGCAAACTTATAGGCTTTAGGATTGCCGTTTCTGGCAAGCTTGTCAATGATTGGTCCGCCCGGATAGCCTAATCCCATCACCTTTGAACATTTGTCTATGGCTTCGCCGGCAGCGTCGTCTATTGTCTGTCCCAACACTTCCATGTCGTTATAGGCATTCACCTTTACTATCTGGGAGTTGCCACCGGAAACCAAAAGGCAGATGAAGGGGAAGGGAGGCTGGCTGTTGTCGTCGTCGTTTTCCTTAATAAAGTGGGCTAAGACGTGTCCTTGCAGGTGGTTGACGTCTATGAGCGGAATGCCCAAAGCCCGTGCAAAACCTTTGGCAAAGCTTACTCCCACGAGCAGACTGCCCATTAAACCCGGTCCGCGTGTAAAGGCAACGGCAGACAATTGTTCCTTTGTTATGCCGGCACGCTTAATGGCTTGGTCTACAACAGGCACTATATTTTGTTGGTGTGCCCGTGAGGCCAGTTCCGGAACGACACCTCCGTAAGCCTTGTGGACATCTTGTGAGGCGGTAACATTGCTGAGAATTACACCATTTCGCAGTACTGCTGCACTGGTATCGTCGCAACTGCTCTCAATACCAAGTATGTAAATATCCTCGTCTTTCTTCATTATTGTTCTCTTCCTGTGCTGTTGGCACTCTGCTTATGTAGCCTTTCTACATTGCAGTTTAGTGGTCTTACGCTTAGTGTGTGAGTATTTCTACTCCGCTATCAGTCATTAAGAAGGTGTGTTCCCACTGTGCAGAGGGTAGCTCGTCGCCTGTTATCACCTCCCAGCCGTATGGGTCGTCGGCATCGATAAAGACTTTCCACGTACCTTGATTAATCATTGGCTCGATGGTGAACACCATTCCAGGCACCAGCAACATGCCCGTTCCCCTGTGTCCGTAGTGCAAAACTTCAGGCTCTTCGTGGAACTCCAAGCCCACGCCATGCCCACAAAGGTCGCGCACGACGCCGTATCCGTACTTCTCGGCATGCTTC from Prevotella nigrescens harbors:
- a CDS encoding pyridoxamine 5'-phosphate oxidase family protein, whose protein sequence is MKYVNDTVRRRDRLMDEARALELLRNGEYGVLSMVSEGGGYGIPVNFVWDGKNSAYIHCAPEGRKLEAIKANNKVSLCIIGNVNLLPGKFTTEYESAIFFGTAHTQLSDEEKMDALHLLIDKLSSDFKEIGDVYAHKSFHRVEIIRIDFTEFSGKRKKVPLAAQQVRTGD
- a CDS encoding M3 family metallopeptidase, which produces MKNNLKKTFLVAGLACATLVATAASGQKIKKGKSMYTNPLMQKSALPFGAPDFSKIKSGHYLPAIQAGIEEQRAEIKQIVENRQKPTFQNTILAFEKSGQLLDRVKNIFFCITEANKTPEIEAAEKAAIPLLTDFENEINFNQKFFERVKYVYDHERNSLKGEDKVLLEEIYKNFVRSGALLPKDKMARMKEINTKLAQLQQDFGNMLPKASVASTVWVNDVKELAGLSEGAIAQCKKDAESRGGKAPYCIVITNTTQQPILANLENRRLRERVYNASIHRTDGTGEYNTFPVIVEITKLRAEKAQLMGYKNYASYALANVMAKNTDNVYAFLNQLIKEYQPKAVAETKDIEAYARKTQGPNFNLQPYDRFYYSAKMKKEHFNFADDEVKPYFNIDSVLINGIFYAANKVYGLTFKERKDIPTYHPDMKVFDVIDNNGKQLALFYCDYFRRPTKRGGAWMSAFAKQSRMRQQIPLIYNVCNYAKAPEGQPTLLTWDEVSTMFHEFGHALHGMLSNCYYNTLSGTSVARDFVEMPSQFNESFASIPEVFNHYARHYKTNQPMPADLCERMLKSINYQAAYALGENLGATCVDMAWHMLDTKSIPAANEAKNFEVKALKEVGLLDSQIPPRYSTSYFNHVWGGGYAAGYYSYLWSEVLAVNISDYFAKHGALTRKVGDDFRNKVLSRGNTKDLMEIFSDFTGLKAPDASGLLKARGL
- the pflB gene encoding formate C-acetyltransferase, with the translated sequence MREEWRGFSGTKWLDEVNMREFIQANYTGYDGNEDFLAGPTEATDKLWGRLKELQKEERANGGVLDMETEVVSSATAYGPGYIDESLKNLEKVVGLQTDKPLKRAFMPYGGIKMAEQACTTYGYQPSEKLHEIFTKYCKTHNDGVFDAYTDEMKIVRHNHILTGLPDTYGRGRIVGDYRRVALYGVDFLINEKKKDLKNCGDGVMTEEIIRLREEIAMQIKALNELKAMAQIYGFDISNPAKNAREAVQWLYFGYLSAIKTQNGAAMSVGRISTFLDIYINRDIQEGTLTEAEAQELIDHIVMKFRMVKFARIPSYNQLFSGDPVWATLEVAGLGMDGRSMVTKTDFRFLHTLENMGPSPEPNLTVLYSPALPEGFKKYAAKISVKTSSIQYENDEVMRPIWGDDYSICCCVSATQTGKEMQFFGARANLAKCLTYAISGGVDYKTREQCGPAYRPIEGDIVTYEEFMPKFMDMMEWLADIYVNTLNLIHYMHDKYFYEAAELALIDTDVRRTFATGIAGFSHVVDSISAIKYAKVKIVRDETGFPIDFETEGEFPRYGNDDERADEIAVWLLKTFMTMIRKHHTYRNSEPTTSILTITSNVVYGKYTPAMPDGRPAGAPLSPGANPSYGAEQNGLLASLNSVAKLPYEYALDGISNTQTIAPSTLGKTEEERTDTLVGVMDGYFSRGAHHLNVNVFGVEKLIDAMEHPEKEEYANFTIRVSGYAVKFIDLTREQQEDVIARRAHGKM
- the pflA gene encoding pyruvate formate-lyase-activating protein; protein product: MAEQIPTIEYDTENMERADGKPLAKVHSIESFGSVDGPGIRFIVFLKGCTMRCRYCHNPDTWDSHSDKLMTADELLAKAVRFRSYWGTKGGITVSGGEALLQIDFLIEFFRKAKAQGINTCLDTSAQPFRRTGVFFEKFKELMKYTDLLLFDIKHIDSDEHKKLTGWPNDNILDCARYLSEIGKPIWIRHVLVPTITDNDEYLHRLRAFIASLDNVEKIEVLPYHTLGIYKWENLHIPYTLKGIPEPTPEQVQHAQQILEGKA
- a CDS encoding MaoC family dehydratase, giving the protein MDKLIVNNYEELASYLGKKLGESQWLEVSQERINLFADATLDHQWIHVDTARAAKESAYKSTIAHGYLTLSLLPHMWSEIIEVHNLKMMVNYGMDKMRFGRPVLAGSHIRLVSSLDSIENLRGICRAGIKFQIEIEGERKPALEGIATFLYYFE
- a CDS encoding CinA family protein; amino-acid sequence: MEFESKILSRQIGDLIYASGYSLGTAESCTGGRISETIIAIPGASNYFKGGIVSYTDEVKIRLLGVSADTLQEHTAVSEEVAKQMARGAIEALQVDFAISVTGIAGPGGGTTDIPVGTIWIGYGSKDDIRTFKLTENFGRDINLAIATNKAIRLMLDFLKEKLSDK
- the tsaD gene encoding tRNA (adenosine(37)-N6)-threonylcarbamoyltransferase complex transferase subunit TsaD, with amino-acid sequence MKKDEDIYILGIESSCDDTSAAVLRNGVILSNVTASQDVHKAYGGVVPELASRAHQQNIVPVVDQAIKRAGITKEQLSAVAFTRGPGLMGSLLVGVSFAKGFARALGIPLIDVNHLQGHVLAHFIKENDDDNSQPPFPFICLLVSGGNSQIVKVNAYNDMEVLGQTIDDAAGEAIDKCSKVMGLGYPGGPIIDKLARNGNPKAYKFAEPNVAGYDYSFSGLKTSFLYNLREWIQDDPDFIEHHKNDLAASLEFTIVDILMKKLRKAVKDTGIRHVAVAGGVSANNGLRNAFHDHAARFGWTIYIPKFSYTTDNAAMIASVGTFKYRDGKFASIDLPAFSKVTFE